The following coding sequences are from one Malaciobacter pacificus window:
- a CDS encoding glyceraldehyde 3-phosphate dehydrogenase NAD-binding domain-containing protein produces the protein MKKKVLINGVGRIGKAILKQLLTNDKFEIVVINEINPYIENIVYSINYDSTYGAYEDKFKIIDTNYIKNSKAKIKISNHKSIFDIDLTSIDYIIDSSGIKNDSSKLKELNVKAIFLTHPNSSADINMILGVNEDKLNKNTHKVISTSSCNATALSPLLKIIDEAKEILCADIVTVHPLLNHQRVLDGSYVASDTRDVKYNFEFGRSSTQNIIPSSTTTITACSYVNKKFNHDLISSNSLRVPTDTVGAINVTLFTKNSSSKEEIEKLFKDIETNQKFDVILNNYEPLVSSDFKKQRFTTIIDHRYTKVKNKKMIKLLLWYDNEWGYASKVVDILEYYSK, from the coding sequence ATGAAAAAAAAAGTATTAATAAATGGTGTAGGAAGAATAGGGAAAGCTATTTTAAAACAACTTTTAACAAATGATAAATTTGAAATAGTTGTAATTAATGAAATAAATCCATATATAGAAAATATTGTTTACTCTATAAATTATGACTCAACCTATGGAGCTTATGAAGATAAATTTAAAATTATAGATACAAACTATATAAAAAACTCAAAAGCTAAAATCAAAATATCTAATCACAAATCTATTTTTGATATTGACTTAACTAGTATTGACTATATTATTGATTCAAGTGGAATTAAAAATGATAGTTCAAAATTAAAAGAGCTAAATGTAAAAGCGATTTTTCTAACTCATCCAAACTCTAGTGCTGATATTAATATGATTCTTGGAGTAAATGAAGATAAGTTAAATAAAAATACTCACAAAGTAATATCAACTAGTTCATGTAATGCAACAGCCCTTAGTCCACTTTTAAAAATAATTGATGAAGCAAAAGAGATTTTATGTGCAGATATTGTTACAGTGCATCCACTTTTAAATCATCAAAGAGTATTAGATGGAAGTTATGTAGCAAGTGATACAAGGGATGTAAAGTATAACTTTGAGTTTGGTAGGTCTTCAACTCAAAATATCATTCCTAGTAGTACAACTACAATTACTGCTTGTTCATATGTAAATAAAAAGTTTAATCATGATTTGATTTCTTCAAATTCACTTAGAGTTCCAACTGATACAGTTGGAGCTATAAATGTAACACTATTTACAAAAAACTCTTCGAGCAAAGAGGAAATAGAAAAACTATTTAAAGATATTGAAACTAATCAAAAATTTGATGTAATACTAAATAATTATGAACCACTTGTATCAAGTGATTTTAAAAAGCAAAGATTTACGACAATAATTGATCATAGATATACAAAAGTAAAAAATAAAAAAATGATAAAGCTTCTTCTTTGGTATGATAATGAATGGGGATATGCTTCTAAAGTAGTTGATATTTTAGAGTATTATTCTAAGTAA